The genomic window ATCAGCCCCCCCGCCGGCGGCTCGGGCCACTCCCCGGTCCGGTCGAGGCGCGGATCGGCCGCCGCCTCGTCGATCAGCAGCGGCTGCCGCAGGCGGGCCACCCACCCGGCGACGCCGGCGGCCAGCGGGAGCTCGCCCGAGGGGGCGGCCCCCTTGCCGGTCTCGTTGCGGGCGTCGAGCCGCATCAGCCCCGCGGCCTCGTCGATCCGGTAGAGACGCCACGCCTCCGCGCCGATCAGGGCCGCCGCGCGCTCCATGATGAAGCGCGAGACCATCTCCGGATCGAGCAGCGAACCGGCCGCCTGCACGGTGTCCGAGAGCACGGCGAGACGCCGTTCCAGCGCCTCGGCCCGCGCCTCGGCCCGCAGCAGCTCCGCCTCGAGCGCGGCGCGGTCCTCGCCCGCCAGCGGGGCGTCGTCCTCGGGTTCAAAGGGCATCGACGTAGGCCGTCCCCATCTTGCGGGTCTCGTTTCCCGCGGCGTCCTGGGCGACGAAGTGGATCAGGTTCTTGCCGTCCTGGTGCAGCTTGACGACCCACGTGAAGCGGCCGTCCTCGCCGACGTCCACCCGCTCCCCTTCGACCCACAGCACCGCCCCGGGCTCGGTGCGGCCGCTGACGATGGCGTTCGTGCCGACGACCATGATCTCGACGATCTGCAGCTCCGGCGGCGTGCGGTCGGCGGAGTCCTTGAACCCCTCGTTGACCACGCGGAAGCGGCGGGTCTCCGACCAGCGCCCGCCGTGGGACCGCTCGTCCACCGCCGAGACGCGCCAGAAGTAGCTGCCGGGATCGAGACGGGTCAGCCGCAGCTCGGGGGCGCCGACCCGCCGGTCGGCGGCGTCGTCCTCGGCGACGAGCGGGCGGTCGGCGAACTGCACCAAGTAGCCGCGCGCCTGCGGCACCGGCGTCCAGCGCAGGGCCACGACCGACTGGCCCGGCAGGACGAACGTCTCCTGGTCGGCCGGCGACGAGAGGCGCGGCTGCTCGAGCAGGGCCGAGCGCTCGACGATCCCGCCCGGCGCCACCGTCGCCCGGGTGCTCTCCTCGAGGGTCGTCTCCCGGCCCGCGGCGGCGACGACGACCGCCCCGCGGGAGGCGACGACCTCCGACCGCTTCGTGTCCTTGTCGTGGCGGACGCGGAACTCGCTCGCCTTGTCGGCGCGGACCGCCGCCGACTCCGTCGCGACCTCGTGGACCGTGTCGTACCCCGCGACGTCCTGCGTCTGCGCGGAGACCTGGCCGAACGCCAGCCGCTCCGACACGCGCTGCGTGCGGCGCGCCGGGTCGCGGACCATCTCGTGGACCTCGATCAGCGTGCCCGGGCTGACGGCGACCATCGAGCCGTCGAAGTAGACCAGCTGCGCCGACCCGCCGTTCCCGGTCCGCACCTGGTCGCCGGGGCGCAGTTCGTCGCGCTCGGAGGCGTTCTCCCAGAGGAACTGCCCGGCCCGCTTGACCCGGACCTCGCCGTCCACCCGGGCGAGGCGGACGCCGGAGTCGGACCGGTGGCCGCCGAGGACCGCCCGCGCCCGCCGCTCGGCGTCGCCGGCCTTGTCCACCGCCGGCGCGTAGCTCCGCGCGGCGAGGTCGGCCCGCGCCTCTTCGAGCGCCCGCTGGGCGGCGACGACGTCCTCCGACGTCGGGGCGGCGGTGGCCGCGTCCTGCACGACGAGCGCCGCGGCGGCGACGGCCCGCCCGGCCTGCTCCTCGGTCACCCCGGCGTGGGCGGCGCGCCACCAGATCGTCCCCGCCGCCGCGACGACGACGAGGAGGACGGCGAGCAGGATCGTCCGATAGCGGATGTAGATCCACTCGACCGCCAGTTTCGAACGGCGCCGCCCCTGGGCGGTGTCCACGGCCATACCTCCAGCCCCCCGTCGGCCGGCCGCGTCCCGCGCGGCCGCCGCGCCCACAAGTCTAATCTGCGCCGGACCCGCGCGGGCGCCAATCACCTTGGAGTTGTTGAACTTGCCGCAGATTGGCGATTCCGCTAGTCTGCGCACCGTCGCCGCCGCTGTCCGGCGGGGAGGGGTCTTTCCGTGCTCAACTGGATTCGGGACACGCTGAAGTATTCCAAGTGGATCCTGATGCTGATCATCGCGTCGTTCATCCTCTTCTACGGCGTCAGCTGGTGGGACCGCGGCGGCAAGGGCGGCGACGCCAACTGGGTCGCCAGGGTCGACGGCCAGAACATCGACCCGACGGCGTGGCAGGTCACCTCGCACCAGCTCGAGGAGCGGTACCGGCAGCAGTTCGGCAACATGTACGACCAGGTCCGCAAGAGCATCAACGTGGGCCGGCTCGCCGCCGAGAAGCTGATCCAGGAGAGCCTGATCGTCCGCGACGCGAAGCGGCTCGGCCTGTCCGTGTCCGACGACGCGGTCGCCGCGAGCATCACGTCGATGCCGGGCCTGCAGCAGAACGGCCAGTTCATCGGCGCCGCGGCCTACCAGAAGCTGGTCCGCGCGGGGGCCTTCGGCCCGTTCCGCTCGGCGCGCGAGTTCGAGAACGCCGTGCGCCAGGACATGCTGATCGCGCAGTGGCGCGGCGTCGTCGCCGCGTCGGCGACCGTCTCCAAGGACGACGTCGCGCGCGAGTTCCGGCGCCGCCACGAGCGCACGACCTTCGAGTACCTCGCCCTGCCGCTCGACAAGTACGCCGCCTCCGTCGCCCCGAGCGACGCCGACCTGCAGGCGTGGTTCAACGCGCACCCCGAGCGCTTCGGCGCGGGCGAAGCGCGCAAGCTGGCCTACGTGCTGTTCGACGAAGGGGTCGTCGGCGCGCGGGCCGCGGTCAAGGACAGCGAGATCCAAGACTACTACAACGCCAACGCCGAGCAGTTCAATCGCCCGGAGCTGCGCCGCGCCCGCCACATCCTCGTGAAGGTCGCGCCGGACGCCGACGCCGCGGCGGTCGAGGCGGCGCGGAAGAAGGCGCAGAGCCTGGCCGACCAGGCCCGCGCCGGCGCCGACTTCGCGAAGCTCGCCGAGAAGAACAGCGACGACCCCGGCTCGAAGGAGAAGGGCGGCGACCTCGGCCTCTTCAAGAAGGGGTCGATGGTCCCCGAGTTCGACGACGTCGTCTTCTCGCAGCGCGTCGGCGTGGTCTCCGACCCGGTCAAGACGCAGTTCGGCTTCCACGTGATCAAGGTCGAGGAGATCCAGCCCGGCGGCGAGATCCCGCTCGCCGCGGTCAAGGACCAGATCCGCGCCCAGCTCCGCGCCCCGCGCGTCCGCGAGGTGGCGATGACGCTGGCCCAGGAGTTCCGCAAGAAGGCCACCGACGAGTCCTCGTTCCGCGCCGCCGCCGCCGCCGCCAAGGTCGCGGTGCAGGACGCGGGCGCGGTCCTCGCCGGCGACCCGATGCCGTTCGGCCCCGCGCCGGAGTTGGTCGCCGAAGCGTTCGCGCTCAAGAAGGGCGACGTGACCGGCGTGGACGAGACGCAGCAGGGCGCGGTCGTCGCCGTCGTGCTCGACGTCGTGAAGGACTACAAGCCGACCTTCGCCTCGCGCCGCGCGCAGGTGGACGCCCTCTACCGCCGCGAGCGGGCCGGCGAACTCGCCAAGGCCGAGCTCTCCGCCGCGGTCTCCCGCGCCGGCGGCGATCTCGAGAAGGCCGCCAAGGAGCTGAAGCTCGAGGTCAAGAAGACGGAGCCGGCGTTCGCGCGCGGCACGTCCCTCCCCGGCGTCGGCGGCGGTTCGGCCATCGACGCGGCGGTCTTCAACGCCCCGGTCGGCTCGGTCTCCCAGGCCGCGGCCGGCGACGGCGGCGCGATCATCGCCAAGATCCAGGCCCGCTCGCAGGCCGACATGTCCCAGCTCCCCGCGGAGGAAGGGTTCATCCGCGAGGCGCTGCAGCGTCCGCTCGGGCAGCAGGTGATCGCCAAGCGGATCGAGGAGCTGCGGCGGGCGGCGAAGATCGAGCTGAACACCACGCTCTTCCAGCGCAGCTAGACTTCCCGAACAACCCGCGGCGCCTCCGCGCCGAGAACGCCCCCGCCCCGCGCGGGGGCGTTTTTTTCACGGTGACGCCGAGACTGTTGCACGGGCACGGAGCGGAAGAGCCGTTGCCGTCCGCGCCCGAACGACGCCCGCGAGATGACCTGATTCGCGTTCCGGAGGCCGCCGGAGAGCCGTCCCGGACCCCCGCGCGGCCCCCGTCGGCGGCCGCAACAATCTCGGCTTCACCATGCAACAATCTCGGCTTCACCGTGTGACGATTTCGTCGGGGCGATGACGAGGGCGGCGCCCGGGCGGCACGGTCGGCGCCGCTTGCGGGAAGCGCGTTGTTCGTCGTCGTCCGGGGAAAACCACAGCCCGAGAGTTCGCTGGACGCCCCGTTCCCTCCGCTGTACAGTCCGGCAGGTGCGTGGGCGATCCGTCCGTTCGCCCGCGAAACGCGACACGACGTCGCCTCCGGCGGCCGCGAGCACGGCTTTTGCAAGCCGCCGCAGGCGGAGGGGTGCAATGACGGACCATCCATCGCTCGAAACGCTGCGCCGCGCCCGCGACGCCCACAAGGCGGGACGCGGCCGCGAGGCGCTCGCCTTGGCCGAGGCCGCGCACCGCATGGCCACCGAAATGCCCGGCGCGCCCCCGCAGGCGGCGGCCGCCGAAGGGCTCTACGGCTACCTCCTGGGCACGGTCGGCGGGCGGATGGAAAGCGGCCTCGCCTTCTGCCGCCACGCCGTCGACAACTGCTTCTGGGAGCCGTCGGTCTACGAGACGTTGGCCCGGCTGGAGCTGGCCGCGGGAAACCGGCGCGAAGCGATCGCCGTCCTCGACCGCGGTCTGGCGATGGCGGGGGGCGCCCGCGAACTGCGCGATCTCCGCGCGTCGCTCGGCCGCCGTCGGGCCCCCGCGATTCCGTTCCTGGACCGCAGCCATCCGTTCAACCGCTGGATCGGGATCCTTCGCGCGAGAAGCGCGGCCGCGCCGGCCGTCCAGGCCGTTCCCGCCGCCTCCTCCGCGCGCGGCTCGCGCGGGCGCATCCTCGGCGTTCCCGACTATCACCGGTGACCGCCCGGTCCTCGCGGAAGATCGTCCTGCGGCGCGTCGCGATCGCCTCCGCCGCCTTCGTCGCGTTCCAAGTCGCCTTCGCGGCCCTGACCGCGCACGTTGCGCCGGAGGGGCTCCGCTGGTGCCCCGTGGCGGGCGTCGCGTTCTTCTTCGCGCTGCTGCTCGGGACCACGGCGATTCCCGCGTTCGCCGCGGCGACGGCCATCGTCTTCGCGACGGGAGCGGCCGCGCTGCAGGGAGGCGGGGCGGCGCTGGAGTTCGCGTTCTTCGTCGCCGGCGCCTGCGTCGTCCGCGCGGCGATCGGCCGCCCGCCGCGGATCGACGTGCCGCGGGACGCGCTCGTCCTCGCCGGCGCGACGTTGGGAGTCGCCGCGTTCGACGCCCTGACGGCGCACGCGCTGCTGGTCCCGGAAGGCGGCTGGAGCGCGGCCGCCGGCGCGGCGTTGGCGCAGGCGACGTCGACGCTCGCCCTCGGCGCCCCGCTCCTGATTCTCGCCGGCCCCACGGTCGGCGCATGGCTGCACGGAGCGCTGCCCCAGCAGCGGACGCGCGCCGAGCGGCGGGGCGCGCCGCGCGATCCGCGCGCCTTCGGCGCCGCGGCGGCGCTCGCGCTGACCACCGTCGCCGCGGGCGCCTCGGTGCTTTGCCTCTCCGAGCGGACCGCCGGCTACGGCGCCTACCTGCTGCTCGTCCCGCTCGTCTGGGGCTCGGTCCGCTTCGGCCTGCGCGGCTTCGCCTGGGTGGCGCTGGCCGCCGACGCGGTGTCGCTCACGCACGTCGCCGGCGCGCCGGTCCAGTTCCATCTCTTCGTCATGGTCCTCTGCGGCCTGCTCGTCGCCGCGGCCGCCGAGGGGCACCGGCGGCTGCTGCGGAGCCTGCGCCACGCCGCCGAAGGGCGTCAGGCGCTGCTCGACGCGCTCCCGGACATGATGTTCCGCGAGTCGGCCGGCGGCGTGTTCCTCGAGTTCCACGGCGCCTCCGACTCCCCGCTCATCGCCAAGCCGGCGTCGTTCGTCGGCCGGCGCGCCGCCGAGATCCTGCCGCCGCCGCTCGCCGCGCTCGACGAGCGCATGCGGCGGCGGGCGCTGGAGACGCGGGCGCTCCAGCAGTACGAGTACTCGCTGCCGCTCGGCGGCGAGGAACTCTGGTTCGAGGCGCGGATCGTGCCGTGCGGCGACGAGGAGACGCTGGCCGTCGTCCGCGACGTGACCGAGCGGCGCCGCGCCGAGGAGGACCGGCGGCAGTTCGAGGCGCAGATCCGCCACGCGCAGAAGCTGGAGAGCCTCGGCGTCCTCGCCGGCGGCATCGCGCACGACTTCAACAACCTGCTCGCCGCGGTCCTCGGCAACATCGAGCTCGCCGCGCTCGACATCCCCGCAGGCTGCCCCGCCGCGGCGCGGGCCGCCGACGCCGGACAGGCCGCGCGACGCGCCGCCGACCTGACCCGCCAGCTCCTCGCCTATTCGGGCAAGGGGAAGATGGAGGTCGTCCCGGTCGATCTCTCCGCGGTCGCCCGCGAGATGGGGCGGCTGCTCGCCGTCTCGATCTCGAAGACGGCCCGCGTCGAGTACCTGCTCGCCGACGACCTGCCGCCGGTGACCGCCGATCCGTCGCAGATCAGGCAGGTCTTCATGAACCTGCTGACCAACGCCTCGGAGGCGCTCGGCGGGCGCGACGGACTGATCACCGTCCGCACCGGCGAGGCCGAGTGCGAGCCGGAGACGCTGCGGGCCGCCTACCGCGCGGACGACATGCCGCGCGGCCGCGCGGCGTTCATCGAAGTCGGCGACAACGGCTGCGGCATGGACGAGGAGACGAAGAGCCGGCTGTTCGATCCGTTCTTCAGCACGAAGTTCACCGGCCGCGGCCTGGGCATGGCGGCGGTGCTGGGGATCGTCCGCGGCCACCGCGGCGCGATCGACGTCGTCGCCGATCCCGGCCGGGGCTCGATCGTCCGCGTCTACTTCCCCGCCGCCGCGACCGCCGGGGGCGGCGCCGCCGACGAGGCGCGCGAGCCGGCCGGCGTCACGGCCGACTGAAGATCCCGAAGAGCGCGTAGGCCAGCGCGAGCGCGCCGAACGCCGCCGCGCCGAGCGCCGTGCGCCTCGTCCCCGGCCCCGCGTATCCGGCCCGGCGCGCGGCGAGGGCGCGGCGCGCGACCAAGGGGGCGAGCGCCAGCGCGTCGGCCAGGAGCGGCACGATCAGGAACCACGACGGACGGCGCCACGTGTCCGCGGCGAGAACGGCGGCGAGCGCGTCGGGCGCCCCCGCGCCGGGCGCGCGCAGCGCGAGCGAGGCCGCGTCGAACGCCTGCGCCGCGACGAGCATCGCGGCCCCGGCGAGGGCCAGCCGCAGGCCGAGGCGCGCCGTCCGCGCGTCGTGCGCCGCGCCGTCGGCGGCGAGGGCGCGCCCGGTGAGCCGGCTGCGCACGGCGCCGTGGGCGGCGTAGACGACGAACCCGACGTTGAGCCACGCGGCGAAGCGGAGCCACGAGGTCGGCGGCAGATAGACGATCAGCGCGAGGCAGGAGAGCCCGCCGAGGATCGGCGCGGCGAGGCCGAACGGCGCGCGGAACGGGCGCGGGCGGTCCGGGTCGCGGCGGCGCATCACGATCACGCCGATCGACACCAGCAGGAACGCGAAGAGCGTGCCGATGTTCGTCAGGTCCACCATTTCGTCGATGCTGGCGAAGGCGGAGAAGACGGCGACGAACCCGCCGGTCACGATCGTCGCCCAGTGCGGCGTGCGGAAGCGCGGATGGACGCGCGAGAAGAGCTCCGGCAGCAGGCCGTCGCGCGACATCGCGTAGAAGATCCGCGGCTGGCCGAGCTGGAAGACGAGCAGCACCGCCGTGTGGGCGCAGACCGAGCCGAAGGCGACGATCGCCACCGCCCAGCCGAGGTGCGGCGCGGCGTGGGCCAGCGCCAGCGTGAGCGGCTCCGCCTGCTCGGTGGCGAGGGTGGCGCGGAGGTCGGGATAGGAGACGAGGCCGCAGAAGACGAGCGCCACGGCGACGTAGATCACGGTGCAGAGGGCGAGCGAGGCGATGATCCCGCGCGGCAGCGTCCGCTGCGGGTCCCGCGTCTCCTCGGCGACGGTCGAGACGGCGTCGAAGCCGATGAAGGCGAAGAAGACGATCGCCGCCCCGGCGCCGATCCCGCTCCAGCCGTTGGGGGCGAACGGCGTGAAGTTCGCCGGCTTCACGTAGCGCAGGCCGACGAGGCAGAAGAAGGCCAGCACGACCAGCTTCACCCCGACCATCGTCGCGTTGAAGCGGGCCGACTCGCGGATGCCCCAGACCAAAAGCGCCGTGATCGCGGCGACGATCAGCACGGCGAGCAGGTTGAAGACGATCGGCACGCCGAAGAGGTGCGGCGCCCGTTCGAGCGCGGTCAGCCCCGAGCCGTCCACGAGGCGCGCCGCGGTGCGGTAGTCCATCGCCAGCCACTCGGGAATGTCGAAGCCGAACCCCGAGAGGAGCGTGCGGGCGTAGTTGGCCCAGCTGATCGCCACCGCGACGTTCCCGACCGCGTACTCGATGATCAGGTCCCAGCCGATGATCCAGGCCGTCAGCTCGCCCAGCGTCGCGTAGGCGTAGGTGTAGGCCGAGCCGGAGACCGGGACCATCGCCGCGAACTCGGCGTAGCAGAGCGCGGTGAAGCCGCAGGCGACGGCGGTGAGGAAGAACGAGACGACGAGCGCCGGCCCCGCGCCGGGGCGCGACGCGTCCCCCGCCGCGGCGGTGCCGATCGTGGCGAAGATCCCCGCGCCGATGATCGCGCCGAGGCCGAGCAGGGTCAGCTGCACCGCGCCGAGCTCGCGCTTCAGGCCGCGCCCGCCGCGCCCCGCGTCGGCGAGGATCGCCTCCAGCGGCTTGACGCGGAACGCCCCCGAGCCCGGAGGCTTCATCGGCGTCCGCCTTCGGCCGGCCGGCGCAAGCTCAGAGCAGCCCGAACTGGCGCAGCCGCGCGCGCAGGTCCGGCTCCGACATCCCGAGCCGCGCCGCCGCGCGGGCGACGTCCCCTTCCGCCTCCTCGAGGTGCCGCCGCAGCCAGGTGGACTCGAAGCGGCGGAGCGTGGCGACGATCCCCTCCTCCTCGGTCTCCTCGCCGCCGGCGAAGTGCGCCGGCAGGTCGGCGAGCCGCGCCACCCGCCCCGGCGTCAGCAGCACGAGCCGCTCGAGGGTGCGCTGCAGCTCCCGCACGTTCCCCGGCCATTCGTAGCGCAGCAGCGCGAACATCGTCTCCGGCGCCAGCAGCATGTCCTCGCGCGCGTACTCGCGCGTCAGCTCGCCGAGGAACCGCTCGCACAGCTCGGGGATGTCGTCGCGCCGGTCGCGCAGCGTCGGCGTCTCCACGACGTGCGGGAAGACGTCGAGGAACGCCGCGCCGAGCGCCCCCTCCGCGGCGAGCTTCTCCGGCGCCGCCTGCAGCGCGACGATCAGCTGCGGCCCGCTGCGCACGCGCCGGCCGGTGGCCGGGCAGACGAAGGCCCCCGACCGCACGCCGTCCACCAGCAGCTCCTGCACGTCGGCCGGCAGCGCGTCGGCGTTCTCGAGGTAGAGCGCGCCTTCGTCGGCCAGCGCGATCCGCCCGCTCTCCTCGTCGTCCGCGGGATCGCCGAAGAGGGCCGCGAGCAGCCGCTCGCCGGGCAGCGCGGAGACCTGCACGTCGAGGAACGGGCCGTCCGGATGGAGGGAGTGGAGCGACAGCCAGCGCGCCGCGAGACGACGGCCGGTCCCCTTCTCGCCGTGGAGCAGCACCGGGCGGCCGTCCGCCGCGCCGGCCAGCTCGCGCCGCAGCCGCTCGACCCGCGCGCTCTTCCCGACGAACTCCGCCTCGCGCCGCAGCTCGGCGCTCAAGGCGCGGTTGCGCCGTTCGAGCCGTGCGTGGCGCAGCGCGTTGGCGGCGACGACGAGCACGCGGTCGAGCGAGACCGGCTTCTCGACGAAGTCGTACGCGCCGAGCTTCGTCGCCTTGACCGCCGTCTCGATCGTGCCGTGGCCTGAGATCATCACCACCGGCGCGGCGACGCCCCGTTCGCGCAGGTGCTTGAGCGCCTCGATGCCGTCGATCCCGGGGAGCCAGATGTCGAGGAAGATCGCGTCGGGCGCGCACTCCGCGGCCCGCTTGATCCCTTCCTCCGCCGACTCCGCGCCGACGACTTCGTATCCCTCGTCCTCGAGGATCTGCGCGAGGGCGCGGCGCACCGGCTCCTCGTCGTCCACCACCAAGATCCGGCCCCGCCGCTCCTGCCCGTCCATCGAACCCTCGCCTTCCTCAGGCGGCCGTCGCCGCGGGCAGCTCGATCACGACCCGCGCCCCGCCGCCGGGGTTGTCCTCGACCCGGATCCGTCCGCCGTGCTCGAGGACGACTTGCTCGACGATCGCCAGCCCCAGGCCCGTCCCGCCGGGGCGGCGCGTGAAGTCAGGTTGGAACATCCGCGCCCGGTCCTCGGGCGGCACGCCGGGGCCATTGTCCGCCACTTCCAGCGCCACGGCGCGCCCGCCGTGGGCCGCCGCGGTCCGCACGGTCACCGCGCCGTCCGCGCCGACCACCGCCACGGCGTTGTCGAGGAGGTTGATCAGGCAGCGGCGCAGCGCCTCGGGGTCGATCCGGTGCGGCGGAAGGTCGGCGGCGAGTTCGGCGGCGAAGCGCAGGTGGGCGTGCGAATTGCGGTAGAGCGCCAGCGCCTCGCCGACGACGTCGTTGATCGAGGCCGGCCGCGGCTTGATCTCCGGCAGCCGCGCGAAGCGCGAGAACTCGGAGACCAGCCGCTGGATGCTCTCCACCTCGCGCACGATCGTCGCCGTCCCTTCCTCGATCACCGGCAGGAAGTCGTCGGTCCCCTTGCGGTAGCGGCGGAGCATCCGCTCGGCGGAGAGGCGGATCGGCGTCAGCGGGTTCTTGATCTCGTGCGCCAGCCGCCGCGCGACCTCGCCCCACGCGGCGAGCCGCTCCGCGCGGCGCAGGCGGGTGAGGTCCTCGAGCACGACGAGCACCGCGTCGTCCCCCGCGCCGACCGCGAAGCGCGCGGCCGAGGCGACGAGCGTGACCTGCGCGCCGCGCACCGAGACCGTCGTCTCCCCCGCCGCGCGTTCGGCCTCGCCGGCGACGAGCGGCCGCAGCGCGCGGGCCAGCGGCTCGAGGCCGCCGCCGAGGAACTCGCCGAGCGGCGCGCCCGGCTCGACCGTCTCGAGGCCGAGGACGTCGAGCGCGGCGCGGTTGACCGCCGTCGCCCGCCCCGCGGCGTCGAGGCCGACGACGCCGACCGGGATCGACTCCAGCAGCGTGGCGATGTAGCGGCCGCGCTCCTCGAGGTCCACGCGCGCCCGTTCGAGTTCGCGCGCCATGCGGTTGAACGAGGCGGCGAGCCGGCCGACCTCGTCCCCCGTCCGCTCGGCGACGCGGTAGGAGAGTTCGCCGCGGGCCAGCGCCTCGGTGCCGCGGGCGAGGTCGAGGATCGGCTCGGTCACCTGCCGCGCGATCAGGAAGCCGGCCCAGACCGCGGCGAAGAGGACGAGGATCGTCAGGAGCGCGAAGAGGGTGAAGTAGAGCCGCTCGACGCTGCTCCGGCTGCCGCGGAAGCCGCGCCAGTCGGCGGCGGCGCTCTCGATCGCCTCGAAGCGGCGGGCGTCCTCCTCGCCGACGTAGAGCGCGGTCCAGGCGAGGCCGCCGCCCGCCGACGCGGGGAGCGGCTCGGCGGCGACGACCCGCTCGCCGAACGGCAGCCGGTCGCGCGCCGCGCGCCCCTGCCCGAGCTCCGCGACCTTCTCCGCGAGGCCTTCGGGCAGGCGCGTCAGCTCGCTCGGGCGGATCGCCTCCGCGCCGCCGGCCGGCGCCGACGCGACCGCGAGCGGCGCCCCGACGCGCGGCGCGTAGCCGACCGCGGCGAGGCCGTAGCGGCGCCGCGCCTCGTCGAGCGTCTTCGCCAGTTCGCCCCGCGCGGGGCTGTCGCCGCGGGCCAGCGGGCCGGCGGCGAGGTCGCGCGCGAGAGCCCGCGCGAGGCGCGCCGCCTGGTCCTCCTGCCCGCGCCGCGCCGCCTCGACGACCTGCGCCGCCTCGAGCACCGGCTCCGGCGGCGCGAGGTCGGAGAGGGAGCGGCGGACCATGCCGATCGCCGCGGCGAAGAGGATCACCGACGGGAGCAGCACGAGCAGCAGGAACGCGAACGTCACCCGCGCCTGCAGCCGCGAGCCGAGGAGCCCGCGCCGCCGTCCGGCGAGGACGCGGCCGAGGTTGCGCACGCCGACGAAGGCGAAGGCGAGCAGCAGGCCGACGATGGCGACGGTGAGCAGCGAGAGGAGCGTCTTGTCGGAGGCGAGGCGGGTGTCGCCGACCTTTCCCCGCTGCACCACGTAGTAGACGCCGACGGCGAGGACGAGCAGGACGACGCCCGCGACGAGCCCCACCCGGTCGAGACGCAGCCGGATCCGCTTCACGACGCCGTCACGCGCCCGGCGGCTTGGGCGAGGCGAGCGGGCCCGGGCCGCCTTCGAGATACCACGCCGAGCGGTCGGCGAGCAGCGCGTCCACCAGCCGGCCGTGCAGGTCGTGCCCGCTGCGCCAGGCGACGATCCGCCCCTCCAGCGAGCAGCCGAGCAGCGCGAGGTCGCCGACGAGGTCGAGCAGCTTGTGGCGCACGAACTCGTCCGGGAAGCGGAGCGGAATCCCCTCCACCCCCTCGTCGCCGACGAAGATCGCGTTGTCGAGCGAGCCCCCCTTGGCCAGCCCCATCGCCTGCAGCTTGTCCACGTCCCGCTTCATGCCGAACGTGCGCGCCGGGGCGAGCTTCTCGAGGAAGTCCTCGGCGCGGTCGAGGCGGACGGTCAGCTCCTGATAGCCGAGCGCCTCGTGCTCGAAGTCGATCGCCGCGGTGATCCGCAGGCCGGGACCGGGATGGATCTCCAGCCGCCGCCCTTCGTCGCCGACCGCGACGCGCTGTGCGACGACCATCACCGGCCGCGGCGGCGCCT from bacterium includes these protein-coding regions:
- a CDS encoding FecR domain-containing protein, producing MDTAQGRRRSKLAVEWIYIRYRTILLAVLLVVVAAAGTIWWRAAHAGVTEEQAGRAVAAAALVVQDAATAAPTSEDVVAAQRALEEARADLAARSYAPAVDKAGDAERRARAVLGGHRSDSGVRLARVDGEVRVKRAGQFLWENASERDELRPGDQVRTGNGGSAQLVYFDGSMVAVSPGTLIEVHEMVRDPARRTQRVSERLAFGQVSAQTQDVAGYDTVHEVATESAAVRADKASEFRVRHDKDTKRSEVVASRGAVVVAAAGRETTLEESTRATVAPGGIVERSALLEQPRLSSPADQETFVLPGQSVVALRWTPVPQARGYLVQFADRPLVAEDDAADRRVGAPELRLTRLDPGSYFWRVSAVDERSHGGRWSETRRFRVVNEGFKDSADRTPPELQIVEIMVVGTNAIVSGRTEPGAVLWVEGERVDVGEDGRFTWVVKLHQDGKNLIHFVAQDAAGNETRKMGTAYVDAL
- a CDS encoding peptidyl-prolyl cis-trans isomerase, with amino-acid sequence MLNWIRDTLKYSKWILMLIIASFILFYGVSWWDRGGKGGDANWVARVDGQNIDPTAWQVTSHQLEERYRQQFGNMYDQVRKSINVGRLAAEKLIQESLIVRDAKRLGLSVSDDAVAASITSMPGLQQNGQFIGAAAYQKLVRAGAFGPFRSAREFENAVRQDMLIAQWRGVVAASATVSKDDVAREFRRRHERTTFEYLALPLDKYAASVAPSDADLQAWFNAHPERFGAGEARKLAYVLFDEGVVGARAAVKDSEIQDYYNANAEQFNRPELRRARHILVKVAPDADAAAVEAARKKAQSLADQARAGADFAKLAEKNSDDPGSKEKGGDLGLFKKGSMVPEFDDVVFSQRVGVVSDPVKTQFGFHVIKVEEIQPGGEIPLAAVKDQIRAQLRAPRVREVAMTLAQEFRKKATDESSFRAAAAAAKVAVQDAGAVLAGDPMPFGPAPELVAEAFALKKGDVTGVDETQQGAVVAVVLDVVKDYKPTFASRRAQVDALYRRERAGELAKAELSAAVSRAGGDLEKAAKELKLEVKKTEPAFARGTSLPGVGGGSAIDAAVFNAPVGSVSQAAAGDGGAIIAKIQARSQADMSQLPAEEGFIREALQRPLGQQVIAKRIEELRRAAKIELNTTLFQRS
- a CDS encoding PAS domain-containing protein, with protein sequence MTARSSRKIVLRRVAIASAAFVAFQVAFAALTAHVAPEGLRWCPVAGVAFFFALLLGTTAIPAFAAATAIVFATGAAALQGGGAALEFAFFVAGACVVRAAIGRPPRIDVPRDALVLAGATLGVAAFDALTAHALLVPEGGWSAAAGAALAQATSTLALGAPLLILAGPTVGAWLHGALPQQRTRAERRGAPRDPRAFGAAAALALTTVAAGASVLCLSERTAGYGAYLLLVPLVWGSVRFGLRGFAWVALAADAVSLTHVAGAPVQFHLFVMVLCGLLVAAAAEGHRRLLRSLRHAAEGRQALLDALPDMMFRESAGGVFLEFHGASDSPLIAKPASFVGRRAAEILPPPLAALDERMRRRALETRALQQYEYSLPLGGEELWFEARIVPCGDEETLAVVRDVTERRRAEEDRRQFEAQIRHAQKLESLGVLAGGIAHDFNNLLAAVLGNIELAALDIPAGCPAAARAADAGQAARRAADLTRQLLAYSGKGKMEVVPVDLSAVAREMGRLLAVSISKTARVEYLLADDLPPVTADPSQIRQVFMNLLTNASEALGGRDGLITVRTGEAECEPETLRAAYRADDMPRGRAAFIEVGDNGCGMDEETKSRLFDPFFSTKFTGRGLGMAAVLGIVRGHRGAIDVVADPGRGSIVRVYFPAAATAGGGAADEAREPAGVTAD
- a CDS encoding amino acid permease gives rise to the protein MKPPGSGAFRVKPLEAILADAGRGGRGLKRELGAVQLTLLGLGAIIGAGIFATIGTAAAGDASRPGAGPALVVSFFLTAVACGFTALCYAEFAAMVPVSGSAYTYAYATLGELTAWIIGWDLIIEYAVGNVAVAISWANYARTLLSGFGFDIPEWLAMDYRTAARLVDGSGLTALERAPHLFGVPIVFNLLAVLIVAAITALLVWGIRESARFNATMVGVKLVVLAFFCLVGLRYVKPANFTPFAPNGWSGIGAGAAIVFFAFIGFDAVSTVAEETRDPQRTLPRGIIASLALCTVIYVAVALVFCGLVSYPDLRATLATEQAEPLTLALAHAAPHLGWAVAIVAFGSVCAHTAVLLVFQLGQPRIFYAMSRDGLLPELFSRVHPRFRTPHWATIVTGGFVAVFSAFASIDEMVDLTNIGTLFAFLLVSIGVIVMRRRDPDRPRPFRAPFGLAAPILGGLSCLALIVYLPPTSWLRFAAWLNVGFVVYAAHGAVRSRLTGRALAADGAAHDARTARLGLRLALAGAAMLVAAQAFDAASLALRAPGAGAPDALAAVLAADTWRRPSWFLIVPLLADALALAPLVARRALAARRAGYAGPGTRRTALGAAAFGALALAYALFGIFSRP